One Sphingobacteruim zhuxiongii DNA window includes the following coding sequences:
- a CDS encoding RNA polymerase sigma factor, which translates to MEPEKIIHIWDRCKNNDRKAQAELYQLFAPKMYAICLRYARDTFEAEDMLQQGFIKVFTKSALFDGTGVLEGWIRRIMVNTAIESYRKNKLSFISTDQVSTTELAGHASLQLNNLDYKDLLRLIKDLPLGYKTVFNLYAIEGYNHREIAELLQISEGNSKSQLSRARQWLRERILKMEELGI; encoded by the coding sequence TTGGAGCCAGAGAAAATTATACATATTTGGGATCGCTGTAAAAACAACGATCGTAAAGCACAGGCTGAACTGTATCAGCTCTTCGCGCCAAAAATGTATGCTATCTGTCTACGATATGCTCGAGATACTTTTGAAGCTGAGGACATGCTTCAACAAGGTTTTATTAAGGTGTTCACAAAAAGTGCACTTTTTGATGGCACAGGCGTTCTTGAAGGGTGGATTCGTAGAATCATGGTGAATACTGCAATTGAAAGCTATAGAAAGAATAAATTAAGTTTTATTTCTACCGATCAGGTTTCAACGACAGAGCTAGCTGGACATGCGAGCCTCCAACTCAACAATTTGGATTATAAAGACCTATTGAGGTTGATTAAAGATTTGCCTTTAGGCTATAAAACGGTCTTTAATCTCTATGCAATAGAAGGATATAATCACCGAGAAATTGCGGAATTGCTTCAGATATCGGAAGGAAATTCAAAGTCTCAATTGTCGAGAGCGAGGCAGTGGCTTCGAGAACGCATATTAAAAATGGAGGAACTAGGCATATGA